TTAACATTTGTTTCTTGTAGCAAATATACTAAAAAAATATAGTTTAAATATAGTTGTTTGGTATGTATTTATTAACTATTTTTGCACCCAATTTTTAACAATAAAAACGATTTTTATGAATCATTATGAAACTGTTTTCATCTTAAATCCCGTTTTATCTGAAGATCAGATAAAGGAAACAGTAAAGAAATACGAAGATTTTCTTGTTTCTAACGGCGCTAAGATGGTATCAAAAGAAGATTGGGGGCTTAAAAAATTAGCTTATCCAATTCAAAACAAGAAAAGTGGATTTTATCACTTATTTGAATACACTGTAGAAGGTGAGGTAATTAATACTTTAGAAGTAGAGTTTAGACGTGATGAGCGTTTTATGCGTTATTTAACAGTAGCGTTAGATAAACATGCTATTTCTTGGGCAGAGAGAAGAAGAGTTAAACTTAAAGCAAAAGCTTAATTATGTCATCAATAGAACAACAATCCAAAGGAAAAAAAGACGGAGAAATTAGATATTTAACTCCTCTTAATATTGATACAAACAAGAAGAAAAAGTATTGTATGTTTCAAAAGTCTGGAATCAAGTATGTTGATTACAAAGATCCAGATTTCTTATTAAAATTTATAAACGAACAAGGTAAAATTTTACCAAGACGTTTAACAGGAACTTCATTGAAGTATCAAAGAAAAGTGGCTGTTGCTGTAAAAAGAGCACGTCATTTAGCTTTAATGCCATATGTAGCAGATTTATTAAAATAAAATACCGATAACAATGGAACTTATATTAAAACAAGACGTTGAAAATTTAGGATTTAAAGACGATGTTGTAACAGTTAAGAACGGTTATGGTAGAAATTTTTTAATTCCTCAAGGACAAGCTATTATGGCTACAATTTCAGCTAAAAAAGTATTAGCTGAAAATTTAAAGCAAAGAGCTTATAAAGAAAAGAAAATAGTTGATGAAGCTAGCGTAATTGCTGAGGCAATTAAAGCTTTAGAAATTAAAATACCAGCAAAAGTTGGAACAGGCGATAAATTATTTGGTTCTGTAAATAATATTGATGTTGCTGCTGCTTTAGAAAAAGAAGGTCAGTCTATCGATAAAAAATTCATTACAGTTACCACTGTAAAACGTACAGGTAAATATACTGCTGTTGTACGTTTACACAGAGAAGTAACCGTAGATTTAGAATTTGAGGTTATTGCACAAGCTGAGTAATATCAAATAGATTTATATGAAAGCCTCAACCTAGTTGGGGCTTTTTTGTTGTTTTTTAGAC
The genomic region above belongs to Mariniflexile litorale and contains:
- the rpsF gene encoding 30S ribosomal protein S6, encoding MNHYETVFILNPVLSEDQIKETVKKYEDFLVSNGAKMVSKEDWGLKKLAYPIQNKKSGFYHLFEYTVEGEVINTLEVEFRRDERFMRYLTVALDKHAISWAERRRVKLKAKA
- the rpsR gene encoding 30S ribosomal protein S18; amino-acid sequence: MSSIEQQSKGKKDGEIRYLTPLNIDTNKKKKYCMFQKSGIKYVDYKDPDFLLKFINEQGKILPRRLTGTSLKYQRKVAVAVKRARHLALMPYVADLLK
- the rplI gene encoding 50S ribosomal protein L9; the protein is MELILKQDVENLGFKDDVVTVKNGYGRNFLIPQGQAIMATISAKKVLAENLKQRAYKEKKIVDEASVIAEAIKALEIKIPAKVGTGDKLFGSVNNIDVAAALEKEGQSIDKKFITVTTVKRTGKYTAVVRLHREVTVDLEFEVIAQAE